The stretch of DNA ACCTGGCCAACAACCTGTTCAACATGCTCACCCAGACCGTCATGGCGGCCGGGGTCGCCATGTGGCCGATGTTCGCCCGTGCCCGTGCTGACAAGCGCATCGAGAACCCCTTCAAGCCGGCGATGCTCTTCAGCGGGGGCGGCTTCGTTCTGGCGCTCGCGCTGGTGGCCGTCACTCCCTGGGCCGCGCGCGTCATGTCCCACGGCAAGATCGTCCTGCCTGCCGCCCTCGTGTGGGCCTTCGCCGTCTACGTCGCCGTCGAGGCCGGCAAGCAGCCGCTGGGCATGTACATGACCGATCCGCGCGGGCTGCAGTTCCAAGTGGTTCCGGTGCTCGTCCTGGTGCCGATGAACCTCGCCATCTCCTGGGTCCTCATTGGGCCGTTCGATGCGGCCGGCCCTATCCTGGGCTCAGTGATCTCTGTGATCCTGTGCCAGATCATGCCGTATGCCTGGTGGGTGCGCCGGGACGTGGCCAGGCGCCGCCGCGAGCTGGCCGAGCAGCAGGCGCGGGAGACGGGCGGTGACGCCGTTCCTCCTGGTCGGTAGCTCTGAGCCGCCCCCGCGGCCCGGGCGCCCGCAGCCGCCTGCCCGCGCCAACCACTCCCCGCCGCTGCCTGTCTTCCCTCGTCGCGGTCCATCATCACTGTCCATCCACCCCGGTCCGACTCACGGGCCCCATCCAAGGAGACGCTTCATGAGCTCCCCTGCCGGTTCCCCCACCATCGCCGAGAACATCAGGGCGCTGTCCCGCGCCCAGAAGTCCAAGGCCGGTGCCCCCCTGTACTCCCGTATCGTCAACCGCCCCGCGGGCCGGGTCCTGGCCGCCGTCGCCCACCGACTGGGCGCGACCCCGGACCAGGTAACGGTGCTCTCGGCGCTGTGCACCTACAGCGGCATCGCACTCATCGCCCTGTGGCGTCCCACGGTCGTGTCCGCAGTGGCGACCGCCCTGCTGCTCATGCTGGGATACGCCCTTGATGCCGCCGACGGACAGCTGGCGAGATTGCGCAATGGTGGATCGAAGGCCGGTGAATGGCTGGATCATGTCGCCGACGTCATTAAGCTCTCCACAATTCATGGGGCCATTGCGATCTCCCTTTTCCGGTTCACGGATCTGCCTCCCTCGGTCCTCCTTATTCCACTCGCATTCGGGGCGGTTCAGAATATCCACTTCTTTAGTTACATCCTGACCTATCAGCTGCGTTATCACGGCGGTACGCCGATGGCCAAGGATGAGGCCCGTCCGGGCATGATCAAGTCGATCCTCTCGGCACCCACGGACTACGGGCTCATGTGCTTCGTGCTCATGACCCGCTTCGCCCCTACGGTCTTCCTGTGGATCTACGGCGTCATGCTCCTGGGCTGCGCGGGCTACGTGGCACTGGCTCTGCCCAAGTGGTACCGCGACCTGCGGCGCGACACCCAGTAGGTCGTCGGCCCCGCAGGTCTGGCGCCACCGACGGACCGGGGCCGGTGTAGCCAACGGTTCATGACCCGTTCACGCAATCATCGCTTAAGGATTCTCATGTCACTGCTTACCGGCCGCAAGGCACTACTGGTCTATACCGGACGCAAGGATGGTCTGGGCAACCGTGTACGGGCCCTGCTGTCCGCCCAGGCCCTGGCCCGCGTCGAGAATCGTGACCTCTATTACGTGTGGAGTACCGACGAGTACTTCGGCCCCCGGATGGACGAGCTGTGGCACTTTCAGGAGGGCACCTCGGTATCGCGACTGACCTCCCGAGCGCTCATTCCTCTGGCCCGGTACCGCCAGCCCAGGGGCGTCCGGGTCACGCCCGCACTGCGCCGCGCCCACCTGTGGCAGATCCGCTCCCACGGCCTGCCCGTCACCTGGGAGGACCCGGCCTGGAGCGAGGGGGCATCGGGCACCGGGCCGCGTCCCTGGACCGAGCTGCTGCGCGAGCTGACCCCCGTCGACCAGATCGCCGATCAGGTGCGCTCCATCTACGACGCTCACCTGCGTGGACGCCCCTACGTCGGCATCCAGGTGCGCACCCACGCGGTTTCTCACGCCAAGACGATCGAGTCCTCCCCGGTGGAGTGGTTCGCGAACCGGATGCGTCAGATCCGCGCCGACCACCCCGACGTCCCCTTCTTCCTGTCCTGCGACACCCCCGAGGCTCAGGAGCAGCTGGCCGGTGAGTTCACCGGCTGCGTGTTCCTCACCGACAAGGGTGGCTACAACACCACCGCCGGCGTGCGTGCGGGACTGGTCGACCTCTACCTGCTGGCCAGCTCCCAGCACCTCATCGGGGCCTCCTTCTCCAGCTTCGTGGAGATGGCCGTCTTCCTGTGCGACGGCGCCGTGCCCTTCGAGCGGCCCGACCAGCCCCTCGAGGGCGAGTTCAGCCTGTCCCTGGGGCTGGCCGAGGACCCCCTGCGCCCCGCCCAGCGCTGATACCCCGCCGAGCCGGGCATTTTTCGCGTAGCCCTACCGTTTTTCCGTAGGGCTACGCGAAATCTGTCGGTCTCGGTGGAACCGGCGGGGGCCTCAGTGATCGAGGAGCTCGCCCATGATCCGGGCCATGGTGGCTCGGTAGCCGGCCACGGAGAACCGGTCGGCAGCCTCGCGCTCGCCCTGCTCGGCCAGCCTGGCCGCCAGAGCCGGGTCCGCCGCCAGGGTCCCGAGGGCCTCGGCCAGAGCCGCAGCGTCGTCGGCGGGCACGAGCAGGCCGGTGATCGCGTCGGTGACGACCTCCGCCAGGCCCTGGACCCGGGAGGCCACAAGCGGCCGGGCGGCGTGCATCGCCTCGACCGCCGTGTTCCCGAAGGGCTCGGCCCGCGAGGGCACGACGACGGCGTCGGCGGCCTCCAGCACCGGCCAGGTGGGGCGCACGTAGCCCAGCAGCTCGACGTGCCCGTCCAGATCCGGCTGGGCGGCGCGCTCGCGCAGCTCCTCCTCGTACCACTCGTAGCCGGGGAAGACCGACCCGCACACGCTCAGGGAGGCATCCACCCCCGAGTCGCGCAGCAGCCCGACGGCGTCCAGGGCCACGTCCACGCCCTTGCGCGGGGAGAGACGACCCACCATGGCGATCCGGAACGAGTCGCCGGGCTGCCTACGACGCAGGGGCGCCAGAGGTTGGTCCGGACCGGCGACCCCGTTGTGGACCACCTCCGTGCGTGAGGCGAGGCGCGGCTGGACGTCCAGGAGGGCGTCACGGGCGGCGCCGGAGTTCGCCACGATCCGGGAGGCCGCCAGGAGGGGCGCGTTGAGTCCGGTGCGGATGATCCGGCGCTGGGTGTCCTCGGCCTCGTGGACGTGCGCCAGCACGGGGATGCCCGCCGCGCTCGCGGCCACCGGCCACCACGGGATCGTCACCGTGTTGGTCAGGACCGCCTCGGCCCGGCTGGCGCGGATGACCGTCCGTAGGCGCGCGATCTCCGGGGCGGCCTGAGCCGACAGTCTCGTCAGGCCCTTGGGACTCAGCAGGGCCTTGCGCAGGACGGTGAACGGCATGACGGCTACGCGGGCCCCGGCCTCGCGCAGCACCTCGACCAGGGGGCCGTCCAGGGGCAGGGCCACGAGGACCTCGTGGCCGGCGTCGATGAGCCCGTGAATGGTCTCGACCAGCTGCCAGTCCGATCCGTAGAGGTCGGGGGAGGGGTGAGCCACGAGGATCCGGGTGGCGCCGGCGTGGTCACCGCCCGCCCGGCCCCGGCTCACAGGCTCACCTTCCCGGTGCGGCGCCCGGAAGGGCGGTGGCGCGAGGGGCCCTCGAGCGCCAGGCGCCTAGCCAGGGCCTCGTAGCCGGAGGCCACCTCGTCCCAGTCGTAGAGGACGGCCCGCTTGCGGGACTCCTCGCCGCGCGCGGCCTGGGCCTCGACGTCGGACTCGGCGGAGGTGACCAGGGCGGCCACATCGTCGGGCGAGGTCCAGTAGCGCCCGGCCTCGCCCAGGACCTCCCGGTTGAAGGAGACGTCGAAGGCGTCCACCGCGGCCCCGGCGCCGATCGCGCGCAGGAGGGAGGGGTTGGTGCCCCCTACGGAGTGTCCGTGGTAGTAGACCAGAGCCCCGGCGTAGAGCGCGTCGAGCAGCTCCTGGTCCCACAGGCCGCCCAGCAGGCGGACCCGCTCGTCGGCCAGGGCCTCGATGCGGGCGGTGTACTCGTCGGCGTACGGGGCCGAGCCGACGACGACCAACGGCAGCGTGGCGCCGGAGTGAACGTAGCCCTCGACGATGACGTCGATGTGGTTCTCCACCTCGAAGCGGGCGACGACCAGGTGGAAGCCCTTGGGGTCCAGGTCCAGCTCGGCCAGGCGCGAGGTGTCCGCAGTGATGCGGGGAGCCCCGTAGGAGATGAGGTCGGTGGGGGCGTTGAACTCGTCGGTGTAGTAGTCGGCGATGCCTTGGGCGTCGGCGATGAGGGCGTCGGAGTAGCGCACGGCCAGGGCCTCGGCCGCGCGGTAGTAGCGCTTACCGGTGGGGCCCCACTTGCCGCGGCGCCACTCCAGGCCGTCGACGTGGGTGGCCACCGGGACTCGTGCGGCGCGCAGCGCGGGCAGGAAGGGGGAGTTGGCGGCGTTGAAGACGAAGGCGGCGTCGGGGTGGGTGCGGCGCAGTAGGTGGACCACCGACAGGGCCGTGTGCGACAGGGTCTCCAGGCTGCGGTTCTTGACCGAGGGCAGCTCGATCAGCCGCATTCCCAGATAGGTACTCGGAAGCGGGGTGCTCGGCTCGGGGTTGCGGCAGTAGACGAGGACCTGGTGGCCGCGGTCTGCCAGGCGCCGGCCCACCTCCTCGATGGCGGTCTCAAAACCTCCGTACCGGGCGGGGACGCCTCGCGTCCCGATCATGGCGATGCGGAGCCTGTCCGGGTTCACAGCAGTCAACGGAGTCCTTTCAAGGGGCGGCGGAGCCGGGAGGGGGGTGGGAACCGGTGGGCCCGGTCGAACGCGACAGTCGGATGAGACGTCGGCCGCGGGCCACCGAGAGTGGCGGGAGGAGCGGTGGCGACGGCGGATCCGGGCTCTCGCCCGCGCGCTGGCTGATCCCGGTCTCGGCTCGGTGCTGATTGGGGACCGGACCAGTGCTGGATCGCCGAGCGTGCCGGCGTCAAGCCGGGACGGCCGTACCGCACATACCCGGTCAAGAGTCTAGAGGCAGCCGGCGCTGCGCTCGAGCGATACGGAAAGCGGGATGCTTCGGCTGCGAGAACAGGACGCAGGGGGCGGTAGGAGGAACGGTTGTAGATCCCCTCCGTGGGAACGATGCAGGGACCCTCCGTGGGAACGGGGTGGAGACGGAGGTGTGAATGCCGGCTCGGTCACCGAGGTGAACGATCCATTCCCACCTGAATGACGGCTGGGAATTTGGGGTGAGAATCGGGTGTGGAACGCCGGCTCAATGAGTGAGAGGCTATCGATGGGAAAAGCGTCCATGAGGTGCAGACCTGCTCGATTAGTGATTGATGCCACAACAGAAGATGCAATAAAGTCTCTTCGAACCGTTACCAAAGAGTTACCTCTGTAATAGCCTCGTGACTGGCGCCGGTCTCGCTGTCTGCCGTTCGGGTCTGAGGTGGGGCTGCCCCGTCGTAGCGCGCCGCTTACCCAAGTTCCCTCACGTCTTAAGAACGGAGCACTCGTGCACCCTTTCCGTGCTGTTTCCAGTGTGGGGGCGGTTCTTGCCGCCCTTCCCCTCGCTCTAGGCGCTCTCGTCACTCCCACTATCACCCCTCAGGCCGCAGCGGCTCAGGGGCAGACGACTCTCGCCTCCCCTCAGGCCCTGCCCACCGCCCAGATCGACGGCGTTGTCTGGGATCAGGCGGTTGTCGGCAACACGGTCTACGTCGTCGGGGAGTTCGAGAACGCTCGCCCGGCCGGTGCCGCTCCCGGCGAGAATGAGTCTCGTCGCTACAACGCCATGGCCTACGACATCACCACGGGTGCCCTGCTCGACTGGGCGCCGAAGGTCAAAGGCAGGGTCAGTGCGGTCGAGGCCTCGGCCGATGGTTCCACCATCTACCTCGGTGGCAACTTCAACTCCGTCAATGACGAGGCCGTCTACCGCGTTGCCGCAGTGGATGCCGCCGGCCAGCGCAAGCCGCTGTCGGTCTCGGCCAATGGGGCGGTCATGGACCTTGAGATCTCCCCCGACGGCTCCACCCTCTACATGTCCGGCTCCTTCACCCAGCTCAACTCCTCGGCACGCCAGCGTGCAGGCGCCGTGGACCTCAAGACCCAGAAGGTGACCAGCTTCGCCCCGTCCATTGACGACTCCGTGGCGCGCTCCATCACGGTGGCGGCCGACAACTCGGCGGTGGCTGTTGGCGGCTCCTTCAGCTCGGTGGGCGGCTCCTCCAACGGCTACGGTGTCGCCATCCTGGAGAAGGATGGATCACTGCGCCAGTCCAATCTCTCCAATGTCATCCGTAATGCCGGGGAGCACTCCGGCATCATGAGCCTGAAGTCCGACTCCCGAGGGCTCTACGGCACGGGCTACTCCCAGGAAGGCACCTTCGAGGGGATGTTCCGGGCTGACTGGTCCACCGGCAACATCAACCTCATGGCCGACTGCCACGGCGACACCTATGACGTGCTGCCCACCAACGATGTCATCTACATCGCCAGCCACTCCCACGACTGCAGCAACATCGGGGGCTTCCCCGAGCGCTCGGGCGAGGGCATCTACCACCATGCCGTTGGCTTCTCCAGCAACGCCACCGGCACTGTGGGCCGCAACCAGGCCTCGGGCTACAGTGACTACGAGGGTCAGCCCGCCCCCACCCAGTACAACGGCTTCCTGCCCGGTTTCCAGAACGGCCAGTACACCGGCCTGAGCCAGGCCGTCTGGACCGTTGAGGGCAATGACAAGTACCTTGTCTACGGCGGTGAGTTCGTGGCCGTCAATGGAGCCTCCCAGCAGGGACTTGTCCGTTTCTCCATGAGTGGTGGCGACCCCAACGCCAACAAGGGTGGCGACCCCAACGCCAACAAGGGTGGCGACCCCAACGCCAACAAGGGTGGCGACCCCAACGCCAACAAGGATGATGACAACAACGCCAACAAGGGCGATGACAACGGCGACAACGACAATGGCGATAAGAAGGACAGGAAGGATAAGAGGAAAGACTGGGATCAGGATGGAGGCTGGGACCAGGACGGGGACCAGGACGGAGACGGAAACGGAGATTGGGGCTGGGACAACAACCGGCGCGGAGGCTGGTGGTGGTGACCATGAGGCCCGCTGAGCTTGCTGATCACGGTGAGTTTTCCGCTGAATCATCCGGTTCTATGGAGGGGTGTGGTGTGCTCCCGGACTCAGTGGACGCTGAGGGCGCCGTCCCTCGCGGTAGAGGTCGTACGCTTCGACACGTGTCACGAACTCGTATGCTGATCCTGCCCACCGTCCTGGTCCTGGGGCTGGGGCTGGCCGCTTGCGGAAGCGGAAAGTCCCACAGCGCCTCCACCTCCTCGGCGTCGCCATCCATGTCCGCCACTGGCTCGACGTCGGCTCCCGCTGCCTCGTCAGCCCCTGCCACCCCGACGGTCCAGACCGCGCAGCCCACGACGGCGCCCGCGTCGCCGTCGGACAGCGCCGCCACCCCGGACGCCTCGTCGATCGACCCCAAGGCCGTCGAGAGTGGTGACCTGTCGAAGGATGAGTACCCCGAGGTTCCGCTCGACAAGTCCGTCAGTATCGACGGGGGCGTCGTCATCTCACTGGGGCAGCTGCAGTCGCAGGACTTCGCCAGCGGCCCGGGGGAGGTCGGGGGCTCCGGTGTCCTGGTGCCGGTCACGGTGACGAACAACTCCGGACAGGACCTTTCTCTGGCCAGTGTGCTGTCCACCACTGTCAACTACGGTGAGGGCTCAGGAACGCCCGCCAGTGAGATCATCTCGGCCTCGGACGCGGCGCCCGCCACGCTCGCCGCCGGTCAGACTGTGACCGTCAACCGTGCCTTCGTCGTCCCGGCCGAGGGGCGCGGGAGCGTCAAGGTTGTCGTCGACCTGGGGGCTGACCACGGGGCCGCCACCTTCCGGGGAGCGGCCGGCTGATGTGAGAGCCGACTCCCGGGCTTCTCAGTGCACATCGAGGCGCCGCCCGCACACGCTTGCGTGTGCGGGCGGCGCCTTGGCGTGCCGGTAGATGTTGCCTCGTCGTGATATTGTCTGGGGTTGTTCTGGAAACCGCCTGAATGAGGTCTTGCGTGGCGGGCCAGTTCGAACGGCCGTCGGCCGTGAGGGGCGCGGACTACCTGGAATGATGCTCGAACCGCACAATCTGACCAAAAGGTCGGCGTCGCGCTGGGCGTCCAATGATTGTGGGATGAACTAAAAGTTCGGCAAATGTGTTGTTGGCGGTGTACTATAAGCCAGCCCGACGACCCTGGCCGGGTGCGGAATACCAGCCATTCATAAGGTTGCGTATCCGTGATCTGAGTATGTTCTGAACGGAATACCTGTGAAGCTCCCCCGCCGATTCCTGAGCGGCCTGCTGGCCGCGGCTCTTGTTCCCCTTGGTGCCATCACACTCGCCCCGGCGGCGCCAGCCGCCGCCGATCCGGCCCCCGCCGGTGCTGCCGGTGCGCCCGCCACTGTCTCCGCCGACGCCTTGCCCACCGCCCAGATCAACGGCATTGTCTGGGACCAGGTGGTGGTGGGTGACATCGTCTACGCCGTCGGCAGGTTCTCCTCGGTCCGCCCCGCGGGCTCGCCGGCCGGGCAGAACGAGTCGCCGCGCGGCAACGCGATGGCCTACAACATCAACACCGGTGAGGTCCTCGACTGGGCTCCCACCACTAACGGCACCATCAACACGATCGCCGCCTCCACCGACGGTCAGACCCTCTACCTCGGTGGAGAGTTCACGACGATCAACAACCAGACGGCGTGGCGCGTCGGCGCGGTCAGGGCCGCTGACGGCCAGCGTGCCCCGCTGGGTGCCGCCGCCAACGGCAGCGTCAAGGCGCTCAGCGTCTCCACTGACGGCCAGACCCTCTACATGGGCGGTGCCTTCACCCAGATCAACTCCTCGGCTCGGCAGCGTGCCGCTGCGCTCAACCTGGGAACCCAGCAGCTGACGGGCTTCGCGCCAAAGGTGGACAACTACTATGTGCGCAGCATCGTCGGAGCCTCCGACGGCTCGGCCGTGGCCATCGGCGGAGCCTTCGAGTCCGTCGAGGGCAGCGACAAGCCCGGCTACGGCATCGCGATCCTCGAGAACGACGGCAGCCTGCGTCACAACAACGCCTCCAGCGTCGTGCGCGGAGCCGGCGCCTGGGCGTCGGTCATGAGCGTCAAGGCCGACGAGCAGGGCCTGTACGCCGC from Actinomyces sp. Marseille-P3109 encodes:
- a CDS encoding DUF1972 domain-containing protein, translating into MIGTRGVPARYGGFETAIEEVGRRLADRGHQVLVYCRNPEPSTPLPSTYLGMRLIELPSVKNRSLETLSHTALSVVHLLRRTHPDAAFVFNAANSPFLPALRAARVPVATHVDGLEWRRGKWGPTGKRYYRAAEALAVRYSDALIADAQGIADYYTDEFNAPTDLISYGAPRITADTSRLAELDLDPKGFHLVVARFEVENHIDVIVEGYVHSGATLPLVVVGSAPYADEYTARIEALADERVRLLGGLWDQELLDALYAGALVYYHGHSVGGTNPSLLRAIGAGAAVDAFDVSFNREVLGEAGRYWTSPDDVAALVTSAESDVEAQAARGEESRKRAVLYDWDEVASGYEALARRLALEGPSRHRPSGRRTGKVSL
- a CDS encoding CDP-alcohol phosphatidyltransferase family protein, producing the protein MSSPAGSPTIAENIRALSRAQKSKAGAPLYSRIVNRPAGRVLAAVAHRLGATPDQVTVLSALCTYSGIALIALWRPTVVSAVATALLLMLGYALDAADGQLARLRNGGSKAGEWLDHVADVIKLSTIHGAIAISLFRFTDLPPSVLLIPLAFGAVQNIHFFSYILTYQLRYHGGTPMAKDEARPGMIKSILSAPTDYGLMCFVLMTRFAPTVFLWIYGVMLLGCAGYVALALPKWYRDLRRDTQ
- a CDS encoding glycosyltransferase family 4 protein produces the protein MSRGRAGGDHAGATRILVAHPSPDLYGSDWQLVETIHGLIDAGHEVLVALPLDGPLVEVLREAGARVAVMPFTVLRKALLSPKGLTRLSAQAAPEIARLRTVIRASRAEAVLTNTVTIPWWPVAASAAGIPVLAHVHEAEDTQRRIIRTGLNAPLLAASRIVANSGAARDALLDVQPRLASRTEVVHNGVAGPDQPLAPLRRRQPGDSFRIAMVGRLSPRKGVDVALDAVGLLRDSGVDASLSVCGSVFPGYEWYEEELRERAAQPDLDGHVELLGYVRPTWPVLEAADAVVVPSRAEPFGNTAVEAMHAARPLVASRVQGLAEVVTDAITGLLVPADDAAALAEALGTLAADPALAARLAEQGEREAADRFSVAGYRATMARIMGELLDH